A genomic window from Rhodococcus sp. KBS0724 includes:
- the argC gene encoding N-acetyl-gamma-glutamyl-phosphate reductase produces MTEEIRKPIRVAVAGASGYAGGEVLRLLLGHPSYADGSLVIGSLTAGGNAGSTLGEHHPHLLPLSARVLEETTVDILAGHDVVFLGLPHGNSAQYAKALPESTVIIDCGADFRLQDGALWEKFYKSPHAGTWPYGLPELPGNREKLMGATRIAVPGCYPTAASLALAPAVAAGIVGSHVNVVAVSGTSGAGRAPKADLLGSEVMGSARAYGVGGVHRHTPEIIQNLKAAGGADISVSFTPVLAPMPRGILATCTAATTASEAQAREVYENAYKDEPFIHVLPAGVFPQTGAVIGSNAVQIGIAVDSDAGQLVVISAIDNLTKGTAGGAVQSMNLALGLPETAGLSTVGVAP; encoded by the coding sequence ATGACTGAGGAGATACGTAAGCCGATCAGAGTCGCCGTTGCCGGTGCCAGTGGGTATGCCGGTGGTGAGGTTCTGCGTCTGCTTCTCGGACACCCCTCGTACGCCGACGGCAGCCTGGTGATCGGCTCTCTGACTGCCGGTGGAAATGCCGGTTCGACGCTCGGTGAGCATCACCCGCACCTTCTTCCGCTGTCGGCTCGGGTACTCGAAGAGACGACCGTTGACATCCTCGCCGGCCATGACGTGGTGTTCCTGGGTCTTCCGCACGGAAACTCTGCTCAGTACGCCAAGGCGCTGCCGGAATCGACGGTCATCATCGATTGCGGTGCAGACTTCCGGTTGCAGGACGGCGCGCTGTGGGAGAAGTTCTACAAGAGCCCCCACGCCGGAACGTGGCCGTACGGTCTTCCCGAATTGCCCGGCAACCGCGAGAAGTTGATGGGCGCAACGCGGATCGCGGTACCGGGTTGCTACCCGACGGCTGCAAGCCTGGCCTTGGCGCCCGCCGTTGCTGCCGGAATCGTCGGCTCGCATGTCAATGTTGTTGCCGTGAGCGGCACTTCGGGCGCCGGCCGGGCTCCCAAGGCTGATCTGCTCGGCTCCGAGGTCATGGGTTCGGCCCGCGCATACGGCGTCGGCGGAGTGCATCGCCACACCCCCGAAATCATCCAGAATCTGAAAGCTGCAGGCGGAGCGGACATCAGTGTGTCGTTCACTCCTGTTCTCGCTCCCATGCCTCGCGGCATCCTCGCAACGTGCACTGCTGCCACCACGGCCAGCGAAGCGCAGGCGCGGGAAGTATACGAAAACGCCTACAAGGACGAACCGTTCATCCATGTGCTGCCTGCCGGAGTCTTCCCGCAGACCGGCGCAGTGATCGGGTCCAACGCAGTACAGATCGGTATCGCCGTCGACAGCGACGCCGGTCAACTCGTTGTGATTTCAGCAATCGACAATCTCACCAAGGGCACGGCCGGTGGCGCAGTGCAATCGATGAATCTTGCCCTTGGTCTACCCGAGACCGCAGGTCTCTCTACCGTGGGAGTAGCTCCGTGA
- a CDS encoding bile acid:sodium symporter family protein: MPIDEVVLNFNPGSLMILNVVLAAIMLGIALDTSVDDFRRALTKPKAMAVGIAAQFVLLPAVTFVLTLILSPAPSVALGMILVACCPPGNISNVLTHRAGGDVALSVSMTAVSNVLAIFLMPLNFAFWGSRRPETDALLASVDLNAVEMVVQIALIIGVPFVLGIWAARKFPEVAAKAQPWVKNGALVALLIFIVAGVAGNASQFVDYIGVVLIAVFLHDAVALGLGYVCGVATGLNEYSRRAVSFEVGIRNAGLGLGLVFTFFDGLGGMAIVAGWWGIWDIIAGLALATIWSKRRIRAAVPA, encoded by the coding sequence TGATTCTCAACGTGGTTCTGGCCGCGATCATGCTCGGGATCGCACTCGACACGTCGGTAGACGACTTCCGTCGTGCGCTGACCAAACCCAAGGCAATGGCAGTCGGCATTGCAGCGCAATTCGTATTACTACCGGCCGTGACGTTTGTTCTGACGCTGATTCTTTCACCGGCTCCGTCGGTGGCGCTCGGCATGATCCTGGTGGCGTGCTGCCCACCAGGCAACATCTCGAATGTCCTGACCCACCGCGCCGGCGGTGACGTCGCGCTGTCGGTGTCGATGACCGCCGTGTCGAATGTCCTCGCGATCTTCCTGATGCCACTCAACTTTGCGTTCTGGGGGAGTAGGCGCCCTGAGACGGACGCATTGCTGGCGTCGGTGGACCTGAATGCGGTCGAGATGGTCGTGCAGATCGCACTGATCATCGGTGTGCCGTTCGTCCTCGGAATCTGGGCTGCCCGGAAGTTCCCGGAGGTGGCCGCGAAGGCCCAACCCTGGGTGAAGAACGGCGCACTGGTCGCTTTGTTGATCTTCATCGTGGCGGGAGTAGCGGGCAACGCGTCGCAGTTCGTCGACTACATCGGTGTGGTGTTGATCGCGGTGTTCCTGCACGACGCTGTTGCGCTCGGCCTGGGTTACGTGTGCGGGGTCGCGACCGGCTTGAACGAATACAGCCGTCGCGCAGTCTCGTTCGAGGTCGGTATCCGTAACGCGGGGCTCGGCCTCGGGTTGGTCTTCACCTTCTTCGACGGCCTCGGCGGTATGGCCATCGTTGCCGGCTGGTGGGGAATTTGGGACATCATCGCAGGATTGGCGCTCGCCACAATCTGGTCGAAGCGTCGTATCCGAGCGGCGGTACCCGCGTGA
- a CDS encoding SDR family oxidoreductase has product MTTALITGGNGFLGTAVVEALTAQGVTVVSADLSVPEVAADQVRRVRADVRSATELTEVFAEYRPDVVVHLASIVNPGKHTTAEQEYRVDVDGTRNVLAACVEFGVRRVVVSSSGAAYGYHADNPPWITEDAAVRGNDAFTYSRHKRLVEEMLAEYRIVHPELEQVIFRIGTILGETVSNQITALFDRPRLLKVAGSDSPFVFVWHTDVAGAFAEAVTGEQVGIFNVAGDGALTVDDLAAQMGKATLTLPAWLLRSVLRVGRRLGVTEHGPERVGFLQYRPVLDNRRLKEQFGYVPAYSSQEAFTAYLASR; this is encoded by the coding sequence GTGACCACTGCACTGATTACAGGTGGAAACGGGTTCCTCGGCACCGCTGTCGTCGAGGCCTTGACGGCGCAAGGCGTCACAGTCGTCAGCGCGGATCTCTCTGTTCCCGAGGTGGCTGCAGACCAGGTTCGTCGAGTACGGGCGGACGTCCGTAGCGCTACGGAGTTGACCGAGGTGTTTGCCGAATACCGGCCGGACGTCGTGGTTCACCTTGCGTCCATCGTCAATCCGGGCAAGCACACCACCGCGGAACAGGAGTATCGCGTCGATGTAGACGGCACGCGGAATGTGCTTGCTGCCTGCGTCGAATTCGGCGTGCGACGAGTGGTTGTCTCGTCGTCCGGCGCGGCGTACGGCTATCACGCCGACAATCCGCCGTGGATCACCGAGGACGCCGCTGTCAGAGGCAACGACGCATTCACCTACAGCCGCCACAAGCGCCTCGTCGAAGAAATGCTGGCCGAATACCGAATTGTGCACCCCGAACTCGAGCAGGTGATCTTTCGCATCGGCACGATCCTCGGCGAGACGGTGAGCAATCAGATCACCGCACTGTTCGACCGGCCCCGGCTTCTCAAGGTCGCCGGCAGTGACAGTCCGTTCGTATTTGTCTGGCATACCGATGTGGCGGGTGCTTTTGCCGAAGCGGTCACTGGCGAGCAGGTCGGGATCTTCAACGTTGCCGGTGACGGAGCGTTGACGGTCGATGATCTGGCAGCACAGATGGGAAAGGCAACGCTGACACTGCCGGCGTGGCTGTTGCGTAGTGTCCTGCGCGTCGGGAGGCGTCTCGGTGTGACGGAGCATGGACCGGAACGGGTCGGTTTTCTCCAGTACCGGCCGGTTCTCGACAATCGGCGGCTCAAGGAGCAGTTCGGTTACGTTCCCGCGTACTCGAGCCAGGAGGCGTTCACCGCGTATCTCGCGTCACGCTGA